Part of the Micromonospora rhizosphaerae genome is shown below.
CGTACGAGTCGGTCCCCATCGACCCGGGGATCAACACCGGCTGCCCCACGTCGCGCAGATCGTCGGGCAGATCCGAGTGCCCCGGCGGCAGCGCGCGGGTGGCGCCCTTGCGGTGCACGCAGAGCCGCCGCTGGTCGCCGTCGACGCCGTGGGTCTCGATCTTCGCGAGGTTGTGCGAGATGTCGTAGACCAGGTCCAGGTCGCTCCCGGTGATCCGCTGAAAGACCTCCCGCGCCGCATGGTGGAGGAGCTGCCGGTTCGCCCGGGCGTAGTTGGCGGCTGCGGCCATCGCCCCGAGGTAGTCCCGCCCCTCGGGAGACGAGACGGGCGCGCAGGCGAGCTGCCGGTCCGGCACGTCGATGCCGTACCGGGGCATCACCTGCTCCATGGTGTGGATGAAGTCGGTGGCGATCTGGTGGCCCAGCCCCCGTGATCCGCAGTGGATCATCACGGCGACCTGGCCGGCACGCAGCCCGAAGGCGCTGGCCACCGCCTCGTCGTAGACCTCCTCCACGGCCTGCACCTCGAGGAAGTGGTTGCCGGAGCCGAGGCTGCCCACCTGGGCGGCGCCACGCTCCAGCGCCCGCGCGCTGACCTGAGCGGGGTCGGCGTCGGCCACCGCGCCGTAGTCCTCGCAGCGCGTCAGGTCCCGCTCGACCCCGTACCCCCGCTCCACGGCGTACCGGGAGCCGCCGCGCATCACCGCGTCGAGTTCGGCCCGGTCGGACAGGTGCCACACCGCGCCCTTGCCCATCCCGCGTGGCGTCGAGGCCCCCAGGCCGTCCATCAGCGCGTCCAGCCGGGGCCGTAGCTCGGCGCGGTCCAGTCCGGCGGCGAGCAGCCGCACGCCGCAGGAGATGTCGAAGCCCACGCCGCCGGGCGAGACCACCCCGTCCGCCTCGACGTCCGTGGCGGCCACCCCGCCGATCGGGAAGCCGTAGCCCCAGTGGATGTCCGGCATGGCGTAGGAAGCAGTCACGATGCCGGGCAGGGTGGCCACGTTCGCCACCTGATCCAGCGACTTGTCCGCCCCGGCGTCCGGCAGCAGCGGCCGCGACGCGAAGACCACGCCCGGGACCCGCATCGAGTCGTGCCGGTCGATCCGGAACCGGTACGGCGTCTCCTCGACCAGCTCCATGCCGCCCGGCTACCCCGGTCCGGGTCGGTTACACCCGACCTGGTTGAGCTCGACCGGCCCGGGTAGTGCGGCAGCATGCCCCAGCGGTACGCGGACCACCCCAGACTCGCCGTCATCACCGGCGCGGACTCCGGCATCGGCAAGGCCTGCGCGGTGGCGCTCGCCGAGGCCGGCTTCGACATCGGCATCACCTGGCACGGCGACGCGAAGGGCGCCGAGCGCACCGCCGAGGAGGTACGCGCGGCCGGCCGCCGCTGCGAGGCGGCCGAGCTGGACCTGACCCGGCTGCCGGACGCGGCCGCGGTGATCGACGAGCTGGCCGACCGGCTCGGCGGGATCGGCGTGCTGGTCAACAACGCCGGCACCGGCCTCGCCACACCCTTCGTCGACGTGTCGTGGCAGCAGTGGCGGGAGGTGCTCAGCGTCGACCTGGACGGGCCCTTCCTCTGCTCGCAGCGGGCCGCCCGGCGGATGCGGTCGGCGGGCCGGGGCGGCCGGATCATCAACATAACCAGCGTGCACGAGCACGCGCCCCGGGTCGGCGCGTCGGCGTACTGCGCGGCGAAGGGCGGGCTCGGGCTGCTGACCAAGGCGATGGCCCAGGAACTGGCCGCCGACGGCATCACCGTCAACGCCGTCGCGCCCG
Proteins encoded:
- a CDS encoding SDR family oxidoreductase translates to MPQRYADHPRLAVITGADSGIGKACAVALAEAGFDIGITWHGDAKGAERTAEEVRAAGRRCEAAELDLTRLPDAAAVIDELADRLGGIGVLVNNAGTGLATPFVDVSWQQWREVLSVDLDGPFLCSQRAARRMRSAGRGGRIINITSVHEHAPRVGASAYCAAKGGLGLLTKAMAQELAADGITVNAVAPGEIATPMTGQEDVDPFTEERPGVPVGRPGDAREVAAVVALLASPSAAYVTGASWLVDGGMLLMGPQANALTSHD
- a CDS encoding RtcB family protein, with the translated sequence MELVEETPYRFRIDRHDSMRVPGVVFASRPLLPDAGADKSLDQVANVATLPGIVTASYAMPDIHWGYGFPIGGVAATDVEADGVVSPGGVGFDISCGVRLLAAGLDRAELRPRLDALMDGLGASTPRGMGKGAVWHLSDRAELDAVMRGGSRYAVERGYGVERDLTRCEDYGAVADADPAQVSARALERGAAQVGSLGSGNHFLEVQAVEEVYDEAVASAFGLRAGQVAVMIHCGSRGLGHQIATDFIHTMEQVMPRYGIDVPDRQLACAPVSSPEGRDYLGAMAAAANYARANRQLLHHAAREVFQRITGSDLDLVYDISHNLAKIETHGVDGDQRRLCVHRKGATRALPPGHSDLPDDLRDVGQPVLIPGSMGTDSYVLVGVPGAPAFASTCHGAGRMQSRKQATKAARGHDPRRELEAQDIAVRGKSRRGLAEEMPIAYKDITAVIEATEGAGLCRRVARLVPIGVAKG